The following proteins come from a genomic window of Miscanthus floridulus cultivar M001 chromosome 2, ASM1932011v1, whole genome shotgun sequence:
- the LOC136525682 gene encoding L-type lectin-domain containing receptor kinase SIT2-like — protein MHATASLPFLLLLFHLHGLSHAAALAAGGGGDGQFTYNGFTGAGLDLDGMAVVEPDGKLMLTNVTSQLKGHAFHPAPLRFHDRASASAQNRTARSFSTTFVFAIVSDYVTVSGNGLAFFVAPSKNLSAASPSQFLGLFNSQNNGNATNHVFAVELDTILNPEFRDINSNHVGVDVNGLVSLAAEPAGYYADDTGVFRNLSLYSGDAMQAWVDYDGRATVLNVTLAPAEAPKPKKPLISVAVDLSAVVNDTAYVGLSSSTGPFHTRHYVLGWSFALDGAAPTLDYTELPRMPRVVTKRRSKALDVVLPIALPLVALAVLACVSLLAWRRFRYAELREEWEVEFGPHRFAYKDLFHATDGFDGKRLLGVGGFGRVYKGVLLASKTEVAVKIVSHDATQGMKQFVAEVVSIGRLRHRNVVQLLGYCRRKGELLLVYDYMPNGSLDRWLYDHGTPPLSWEQRLRAIRGVAAGLFYLHEDWEQVVIHRDIKASNVLLDGEMNARLGDFGLARLYERGAGPQSTHVVGTMGYLAPELAHTRRVTPATDVFAFGSFVLEVACGRRPIERGDDDGRFVLVDWVLELWHMGALADAADARLCGEYPAEEAELVLKLGLLCSHPVPAARPLMRQVVQYLDGDAPLPEPPASYQSFTVLAMMQNKGFDSYAASYPSSSATVTSQYLGMFNGTDNGDARNHVFAVELDTVRNPEFADINNNHVGVDVNSLNSSAAAPAGYFDDGGDGAFRNLSLISREPMQVWLDYNAATAEVTVAMAPARQPRPRRPLISTKINLSTVITDTAYVGFSSASSIVLVKHYVLGWSLALDGAAPALDYDKLPTLPRIGPKPRSKALTIALPIATTVSVLAAVAVACLLLRRRLRYAELREDWEVEFGPHRFAYKDLYDATCGFRDKRLLGAGGFGRVYRGVLPSSGTEVAVKKVSHESRQGMKEFVAEVASIGRLRHRNLVPLLGYCRREGELLLVYDYMPNSSLDKHLHCHGDNNKPVLGWAQRLHIIRGVAAGLLYMHEEWEKVVIHRDIKASNVLIDGEMNGRLGDFGLARLYDHGTDPQTTHVVGTMGYLAPELVRTGKATTLSDAFAFGAFLLEVACGRRPVEEEEHDDAATVGVGDRFVLVDWVLGHWRKGSTAGAVDARLGLEYDATEADLVLRLGLACLHPSPAARPTMRQITQYLDGSAPLPELPAAYLTLDMLAGMEGNQSLFESWFTWRPTSTAATSVATTSEIALSGGR, from the exons ATGCACGCCACTGCCAGCCTCCCGTTTCTTCTGCTTCTCTTCCATCTCCATGGCCTCAGCCATGCGGCGGCGCtagcagccggcggcggcggtgacggcCAGTTTACCTACAACGGCTTCACTGGCGCGGGGCTCGACCTCGATGGCATGGCCGTGGTCGAGCCGGACGGCAAGCTCATGCTCACCAACGTCACGTCCCAGTTGAAGGGCCACGCGTTCCACCCGGCACCGCTCCGCTTCCACGAcagggcgtcggcgtcggcgcagAACCGCACTGCCCGGTCCTTCTCGACGACCTTCGTGTTCGCCATCGTCTCCGACTACGTGACGGTGAGCGGCAACGGGCTGGCCTTCTTCGTCGCGCCCAGCAAGAACCTGTCCGCGGCGTCGCCGAGCCAGTTCCTCGGCCTCTTCAACAGCCAGAACAACGGCAACGCGACCAACCACGTGTTCGCGGTCGAGCTCGACACCATCCTCAACCCGGAGTTCCGGGACATCAACAGCAACCATGTCGGCGTCGACGTCAACGGGCTGGTGTCCCTCGCCGCCGAGCCGGCGGGGTACTACGCCGACGACACGGGGGTCTTCAGGAACCTGTCCCTCTACAGCGGCGACGCGATGCAGGCGTGGGTGGACTACGACGGCCGGGCCACGGTGCTCAACGTGACGCTggcgcccgcggaggcgcccaagCCCAAGAAGCCCCTGATCTCCGTGGCCGTCGACCTCTCAGCTGTGGTGAACGACACGGCGTACGTCGGCCTCTCGTCGTCGACGGGTCCGTTCCACACGCGCCATTACGTCCTCGGCTGGAGCTTCGCCCTGGACGGCGCTGCGCCGACGCTCGACTACACGGAGCTCCCCAGGATGCCTCGCGTCGTCACCAAGCGACGGTCCAAGGCGCTCGACGTGGTCCTGCCGATAGCCCTGCCGCTCGTCGCGCTCGCGGTCCTGGCCTGCGTGTCCCTCCTCGCGTGGCGGCGGTTCCGGTACGCGGAGCTCCGGGAGGAGTGGGAGGTGGAGTTCGGTCCGCACCGGTTCGCCTACAAGGATCTGTTCCACGCCACCGATGGCTTCGACGGCAAGCGCCTCCTCGGCGTCGGAGGGTTCGGGCGCGTGTACAAGGGCGTCCTGCTGGCGTCCAAGACCGAGGTCGCCGTCAAGATCGTGTCGCACGACGCGACGCAAGGGATGAAGCAGTTCGTCGCGGAGGTCGTCAGCATCGGCCGCCTGCGTCACCGCAACGTCGTGCAGCTGCTCGGCTACTGCCGCAGGAAAGGCGAGCTCCTCCTGGTGTACGACTACATGCCGAACGGCAGCCTAGACAGGTGGCTGTATGACCACGGCACGCCGCCCCTGAGCTGGGAGCAGAGACTCCGCGCCATCAGGGGCGTCGCCGCCGGCTTGTTCTACCTACACGAGGACTGGGAGCAGGTGGTCATCCACCGAGACATCAAGGCAAGCAACGTGCTCCTCGACGGCGAGATGAACGCTCGGCTCGGCGACTTCGGGCTCGCGCGGCTGTACGAGCGCGGCGCCGGCCCGCAGAGCACGCACGTGGTGGGCACCATGGGGTACCTCGCGCCGGAGCTCGCGCACACCCGGCGCGTGACGCCGGCCACGGACGTGTTCGCGTTCGGCTCCTTCGTGCTCGAGGTGGCCTGCGGCCGGCGGCCCATCGAGCGCGGAGACGACGACGGCCGGTTCGTGCTGGTGGACTGGGTGCTGGAGCTCTGGCACATGGGCGCGCTCGCCGACGCCGCGGACGCGCGGCTCTGCGGCGAGTACCCCGCAGAGGAGGCCGAGCTGGTGCTGAAGCTGGGCCTGCTGTGCTCCCACCCGGTGCCCGCCGCGCGGCCGTTGATGCGGCAGGTGGTGCAGTACCTCGACGGCGACGCGCCGCTGCCCGAGCCGCCGGCGTCGTACCAGAGCTTCACCGTGCTGGCCATGATGCAGAACAAGGGATTCGACTCCTACGCCGCGTCGTATCCGTCCTCATCAGCGACTGTGACGAGC CAGTACCTGGGCATGTTCAACGGCACCGACAACGGCGACGCCCGCAACCACGTCTTTGCCGTGGAGCTCGACACCGTGCGCAACCCGGAGTTCGCCGACATCAACAACAACCACGTCGGCGTCGACGTCAACAGCCTCAACTCCTCCGCGGCCGCGCCCGCGGGGTACttcgacgacggcggcgacggcgcgtTCCGGAACCTGAGCCTCATAAGCAGGGAGCCCATGCAGGTGTGGCTGGACTACAACGCCGCGACGGCGGAGGTCACCGTGGCCATGGCCCCGGCGCGCCAGCCCAGGCCCCGGAGGCCGCTCATCTCCACGAAGATCAACCTCTCCACGGTCATCACCGACACGGCGTACGTCGGATTCTCGTCGGCGTCCAGCATCGTGCTTGTCAAGCACTACGTGCTCGGCTGGAGCCTCGCGCTCGACGGCGCCGCTCCGGCTCTCGACTACGACAAGCTGCCGACGCTGCCTCGCATCGGCCCAAAGCCCCGGTCCAAGGCGCTGACCATCGCGCTGCCGATAGCCACCACAGTGTCCGTCCTCGCGGCGGTCGCCGTCGCGTGCTTGCTCCTCCGACGGCGGCTCAGGTACGCCGAGCTGCGCGAAGATTGGGAGGTGGAGTTCGGGCCACACCGGTTCGCGTACAAGGACCTGTACGACGCCACCTGTGGCTTCAGGGACAAGCGACTGCTCGGAGCAGGCGGATTTGGCAGGGTGTACAGGGGCGTGCTCCCGAGTTCCGGGACCGAGGTTGCCGTGAAGAAGGTGTCTCACGAATCGAGGCAAGGGATGAAGGAGTTCGTCGCCGAGGTTGCCAGCATTGGCCGTCTCCGGCACCGTAACCTTGTGCCGCTGCTCGGCTACTGCCGGCGCGAAGGGGAGCTCCTGCTGGTCTATGACTACATGCCAAATAGCAGCCTCGACAAGCACCTACACTGCCATGGCGACAACAACAAGCCCGTCTTGGGTTGGGCCCAGAGGCTTCACATCATCAGAGGTGTCGCGGCCGGGCTACTCTACATGCACGAGGAGTGGGAGAAGGTGGTTATACACCGAGACATCAAAGCAAGCAACGTGCTCATCGACGGCGAGATGAACGGGCGGCTGGGTGACTTCGGCCTTGCGAGGTTGTACGACCATGGCACGGACCCACAAACCACGCATGTGGTCGGCACCATGGGGTACCTGGCCCCGGAGCTGGTGCGCACTGGCAAGGCGACCACACTCTCCGACGCGTTCGCCTTCGGCGCGTTCCTCCTGGAGGTTGCCTGCGGCCGGAGGCCCGTCGAGGAGGAGGAACATGACGACGCCGCCACCGTTGGGGTTGGCGACCGGTTCGTGCTCGTGGACTGGGTGCTCGGGCACTGGCGCAAGGGCTCCACCGCCGGCGCGGTGGACGCTAGGCTTGGCCTGGAGTACGACGCCACGGAGGCGGATCTGGTGCTGCGGCTGGGGCTGGCGTGCCTGCACCCGTCGCCCGCGGCGCGGCCGACCATGCGCCAGATCACGCAGTACCTCGACGGCAGTGCGCCCTTGCCAGAGCTGCCCGCGGCGTACCTGACGTTAGACATGCTCGCGGGCATGGAGGGGAACCAGTCTCTCTTCGAGTCCTGGTTCACATGGCGTCCTACCTCGACGGCGGCGACGAGCGTCGCTACCACGTCTGAAATCGCGCTCTCTGGCGGCAGATGA